The Bacteroidales bacterium genome includes the window TGCGGGTGAATATTTTGTCAATTTACACAAAGACAGAAACGAGCTACAACCCTTGACAAATCTACCATCCCGCCTATTCTTTATATACATTGTTGGCACTAGTAAAAAATTAGCATGGATAACTTGCACTCCAACTTTCTAAGATTTCAATATTAATTATTTCGTTTGAGTTTTCATCAAATTCTAGCATTATGTAACTAAAGTTTCGTCCGCAACCTATGTTCCAGTATAATACTTCGCACTTCGTGTTATTAACCTTTAAAATAGAAACTCTCGATTTTATATCATCAAAAGTAAGTTCCGCTGGCTGATAATCAGGAGAAGGCATTCCATATGATCCGTCACTAACTAAACCGCTATCAAATATAATTGTGTAAATCTCGTTAGCTTCGGAAGTTAAAAAACCAGAATTATTGAATCTGATCTTCATTCTTGCAAAAAAATCTACTAATCCTAACGAGTCTATTCTTTCACTATTTGTCAAATTCGGATCATAGGGAAACTGCTTTATAGGCGATTCATGTTCAGAAATAGAGTAGCCAATTTCAGGATTCTTCCATGTATCATAGTCTTCCTCCCCATCTATAATTTCCGCATTGCAACTAAAAGATATAAGTCCAATAATAAATATTTTTAAAGGCTTCATAGTTTCTTTGTTTTATTAGTGCCAACTATCTATAAAGTTAATACTTTTAATTAGTCATTGCGTATAACCAAACTCTTGAGGTTTTTTATCAACTCTATAGATAAACAATTAGTATGCATCCGTAAAGTCGCAATATTCCGCCGAATGAAAATATTTACTACTAATCAATACTTCGACAAGCTCAGTATATACTTAGTGCTTTCGGCGGTTATCTTACTGATTATCAACACCCCCAACTAAAGTTGGGGACTATAAATAGTTTGTCCCTACGGGACATTTCTTAACTTTTCTGACTTTAGATATAGATACTAATTAATTGTATTCTTCTTATTTTTGCTTTAAGTTAAATTATTCAGAATCCAAATAAAATTTACTTTTTCACTGTCAAATCGCTTGAATCTTTAACTATAGCCGTTTTATCAACTTTTAATCTTATTTTATCTTCAACTTCTAAAATTACAACTTTTTCCCTTATTTCAGCTAATTTACCATAAATTCCACCAGTAGTAAGAACTTTATCTCCTTTTTTTAGTTCTTCACGGAATTTTTTTGAATCTTTCTGTTTTTTCATCTGCGGTCTTATCATAAAAAAGTAAAAAATTAAAATAATTGCAGCTAAAAAAATAAAGGAACTATAAGGGCTATCACCTTCGGGTGGTGCCATTAATAAAATACAAATCAAATTATTCATACTATTATATATTAATTAATTATTAATTATTAATTAGGTATAACTATTTCACAAGTTATTTTAAGAATCGTTTTATTAGGTTGTGCATTAGTCAATATTGTAATTGTTTTATGCTGGCTTCCTTTTCTTCCCGAACTATTAAAAATAACCTCTATTTCGGCTTCATCACCGGGAGCCAATGGTTCTTTTGAAAATTTAGGAACAGTACAACCACAACTTGCTCTTGCAGAACGGATAATTAAATCAGATTTACCTGCATTTTTATAAGTGAATGTATGTGATACTTTTTCTCCTTGAATTATTACTCCAAAATCATGAATGTTTTTTTCAAACTTTATTTCAGGCAAATCTTCCATATTATAATCGCCTGAAGCAGTTATTGGGTTTTGAACAATCTCTGTAGATATTTTTTCCTTATCATCATTTGAAGATTGTTTACATGATATTAATACTATTAATATCAAACCTGTAATAAACAATATTTTATTATTCATGTGAAAAAAAATATTTATTAATTAATTTCTGTCACAAAAGTATTTTTATTAATGGATATGCACAAACATTCATAAAATATTTTTTAAGTAAATTTTTGTTTGTCGTTTGTCGTTTGTTGTTTGTTGTTTGTTGTTTGTCGTTTGTTGTTTGTCGTTTGTTGTTTTGTTTATTGTTATATATTATGATTGTTTAAATTTTTTTCCACGATAATCTGAAGAATTCAGATATTTTATCAAATTTCCATTTTTTTTTGATAATTTATCAGCAAGTTCATATCCTTCACGAAATTCTCCATCATTAATATATTCCTGATCGAACGCTCTGTATAGCTGAGACTTTACTTCATCAGAAGAACCATTTGAAATAGATAAGAAATGTATGAACTCTTTCTTTCCCGCTCTTCCGAAACCCTCTGCAATATTGTCCATAGAAGAACCTGAAGAATTCCTAATTTGATTCTTCAATGCAAAATCCTTTGCAAACTTATCTTTTGAAGTTATCCTATAAACAAACCTGCATAAATTTTTTGCAATTTACCAAACTTCCAAATCTTCAAATCTATTTATTGTTGCCACGAAATATTATTAAAGGATCAAACGACAAACATCAAACGACAAACAAATTATATATTTCCATAAAAGTAATTCACTATAAACGGTTATATTCTTTTTTTTCTAATAATCCTCTTCCCTTTTTTTCAATTTTATTATCTTTTTTTAATTCCTTAATAATTTTATCAAGTATTCCGTTAATGAATACACCACTTTTTCTTGTACTATAAAATTTAACTATTTCAATATACTCGTTAAAAGAAACATTTATAGGAATTGAAGAAAATTCAGTAATTTCTGTAATTGCCATTTCCATTATAAGAAAATCAATTAATGCAATTCTTTCTGCATCCCAATTTTTAGCATTCTTTTCTATTATTATTTTGGTTTCTTCATGATTTATAATTGTTTTTCTGAATAATTGCTTAACAAATTCTCTATCTTCATTGTTTTTATATAATGACCTTATAAATTTATATTCATTATCTCCTTCATTTAATCTTTGTAAAGTTTGTATTATCATACTTAAAACAAATTCAATATCATCATTCCAATAAATTGACAGGTCTTCCAGTATCTGATATAATAAATCAGAATTCTGGAAAATATCTTTATAA containing:
- the yajC gene encoding preprotein translocase subunit YajC is translated as MNNLICILLMAPPEGDSPYSSFIFLAAIILIFYFFMIRPQMKKQKDSKKFREELKKGDKVLTTGGIYGKLAEIREKVVILEVEDKIRLKVDKTAIVKDSSDLTVKK
- a CDS encoding transcription antitermination protein NusB, translating into MISRRLLRIKAMHILYAYFRAEDKSINKFENELFYSIDKFYELYYYLLILINDVKDYFESRIELAKQKHIKTDEDLNPNTKFIDNRVIKLIENNDGLNRYIKEKKLNWNNNNELLKNLYNEIKNSKDYNEYMNNNDDSFSKDKNYIINIYKDIFQNSDLLYQILEDLSIYWNDDIEFVLSMIIQTLQRLNEGDNEYKFIRSLYKNNEDREFVKQLFRKTIINHEETKIIIEKNAKNWDAERIALIDFLIMEMAITEITEFSSIPINVSFNEYIEIVKFYSTRKSGVFINGILDKIIKELKKDNKIEKKGRGLLEKKEYNRL
- a CDS encoding DUF1573 domain-containing protein encodes the protein MNNKILFITGLILIVLISCKQSSNDDKEKISTEIVQNPITASGDYNMEDLPEIKFEKNIHDFGVIIQGEKVSHTFTYKNAGKSDLIIRSARASCGCTVPKFSKEPLAPGDEAEIEVIFNSSGRKGSQHKTITILTNAQPNKTILKITCEIVIPN
- a CDS encoding four helix bundle protein, translating into MAKNLCRFVYRITSKDKFAKDFALKNQIRNSSGSSMDNIAEGFGRAGKKEFIHFLSISNGSSDEVKSQLYRAFDQEYINDGEFREGYELADKLSKKNGNLIKYLNSSDYRGKKFKQS